One genomic segment of Carassius auratus strain Wakin chromosome 29, ASM336829v1, whole genome shotgun sequence includes these proteins:
- the LOC113048034 gene encoding protein CASC1 yields the protein MPPKDGKSAKKKEGNISKAERERLQREAEEQRRREEEEARVIAEREEIERLERERIEQEKQELLELKDRERREDELNELRHILDENHSAVTAWESECRDKAKWERYMRCDGSPDPSVQPEINSFISLWREDSETQIQLVLENCALALQLTNELDFLLSEGPNPCVAQQYRETLLCLQSLIHIKLDQATEELLKSANSHSDIETGNMQTVVQDENLTLCLWANLNKNPRFKGFQFEEVGLGFELPKPLAVHDIAVRILHTRYDHLSHHSQQKQVQRRRSMMEAILTPPTENTAAVQDRKMEGEGDEGESSKQVEDDSRSVRSESRKQSAVSVISSKEGRKSSSVKPLEEGESQMEEITTALEADQNGSDSSPAEPVTDGADAHIVDLQQFTPLGGVFYFDVFHLPPQSHIVKGWEMRELLETGLQIFPYPTEQTSVQSSTSVKLDENSSTVASSPVGVTVALPDSVLFLEDPHVAHWDPIGQHWRADCISEASYDEETHSITFKMNTFSAFTLLQESYANMPFQSWELRPLGQDSALFTITGALIEVSITVKGMQCMLHMEETKNLDHLLGKWMSPSELQKAMQRAGINVFVNEYSDKYVSINPKDPLIEHTVYEQMALMSSAVAFSWSRWNTQCGQEHLVLQACEQLEAGPVAEEEWSLYLLGAQRNQHLKMKEHDDSFSPELTEGSEFHSTFLHMLRQDMSTEGQARVRQSHYLYTDTVQRLLCATRVLTYS from the exons GACAGAGAGCGCAGAGAGGACGAGCTGAATGAACTGCGGCATATTCTTGATGAGAATCACTCTGCAGTCACTGCATGGGAATCTGAATGCAGGGACAAAGCTAAG TGGGAGCGTTACATGCGTTGCGACGGCAGTCCAGATCCATCGGTGCAACCGGAAATCAACTCCTTCATCAGTTTGTGGAGAGAAGACTCAGAAACCCAGATTCAGCTCGTCTTGGAGAACTGTGCTCTGGCTCTTCAG TTGACAAACGAACTGGACTTTCTCTTGAGCGAGGGTCCCAATCCCTGTGTTGCTCAGCAGTATCGAGAAACACTCCTGTGTCTGCAGAGTCTCATCCACATCAAACTCGACCAGGCCACTGAGGAGCTACTGAAG TCTGCAAATTCTCATTCTGACATTGAGACCGGCAACATGCAGACTGTAGTCCAGGATGAAAATCTCACTCTTTGTCTGTGGGCGAACCTCAACAAAAACCCAAG GTTTAAAGGTTTCCAGTTTGAGGAGGTGGGTCTGGGCTTTGAGCTGCCGAAGCCACTTGCTGTGCATGACATTGCTGTTCGGATCCTTCACACACGATACGATCACCTGTCCCACCACAGCCAGCAAAAACAGGTCCAGAGAAGGAGATCCATGATGGAAGCCATTCTCACTCCACCAACTGAAAACACTGCAGCGGTGCAGGATAGAAAGATGGAGGGCGAGGGGGATGAGGGAGAAAGCTCAAAGCAAGTGGAGGATGACAGTCGTTCGGTCAGATCAGAGAGCAGAAAGCAG AGTGCTGTAAGTGTGATCTCATCTAAAGAGGGGAGGAAGAGCTCTTCAGTCAAGCCGTTAGAGGAAGGAGAAAGTCAGATGGAGGAAATCACAACAGCATTAGAAGCTG ATCAAAATGGTTCCGACTCATCACCAGCTGAACCAGTGACTGACGGTGCTGACGCACACATAGTGGATCTGCAGCAGTTCACGCCCCTTGGCGGAGTCTTCTACTTTGATGTTTTCCATCTTCCGCCCCAGTCTCACATAGTGAAGGGCTGGGAAATGAGAGAG CTGTTAGAAACCGGTCTCCAGATCTTCCCCTATCCCACAGAGCAGACCAGCGTTCAGAGCTCTACCTCAGTGAAACTGGATGAAAACAGTAGCACTGTTGCCTCATCGCCTGTAGGGGTCACTGTAGCTCTGCCTGACTCAGTATTGTTTCTGGAGGATCCACATGTGGCACATTGGGATCCAATCG GTCAGCACTGGCGGGCAGACTGCATTTCTGAGGCATCCTATGATGAAGAGACCCACAGCATCACCTTTAAGATGAACACATTCTCTGCCTTCACATTACTGCAGGAATCGTATGCTAACATGCCTTTCCAATCATGGGAGCTGAGGCCTCTCGGCCAAGACTCAGCTTTGTTCACAATCACTGGAGCTCTTATTGAAGTCAGCATCACCGTCAAG GGTATGCAATGTATGCTGCACATGGAGGAAACAAAGAACCTAGATCATCTTCTAGGGAAGTGGATGAGCCCCTCAGAACTGCAGAAGGCCATGCAGAGAGCTGGAATCAATGTATTTGTGAATGAGTATTCAGACAAGTACGTCAGCATCAACCCAAAG GACCCATTAATAGAGCACACAGTGTATGAACAAATGGCACTAATGTCCTCAGCCGTGGCTTTTTCCTGGAGCCGCTGGAACACACAATGCGGACAAGAGCACCTTGTTCTTCAG GCATGTGAACAGTTGGAGGCGGGGCCTGTGGCCGAGGAGGAATGGTCTCTTTACCTGCTGGGTGCTCAGAGGAACCAGCATCTGAAGATGAAGGAGCATGACGATAGCTTCTCTCCTGAGCTGACCGAGGGCAGCGAGTTCCACTCCACCTTTCTGCACATGCTCAGACAGGACATGAGCACCGAGGGCCAAGCCAGAGTCCGTCAGTCTCACTATCTCTACACAGACACCGTACAGAGGCTTCTGTGTGCAACACGTGTCCTCACATATTCCTGA
- the LOC113048035 gene encoding lymphoid-restricted membrane protein-like codes for MDVGVTPRRHGPVDSICRKLQTIQRQDQEVNSPFQIPKFHPSSYESPHSGLRVNLETILKKHTIRTDEDAEHNSSASMLTPTASPGPGSVPNTPHVPITPGNVTYTITSTQGTLGERTNATTYSRPFRHNCSTPAAQTGDNYFNFTPRCSTQNLLERPDTEVKTSQIPAPGLFSYNLNFSSEISNMDSELTYPALVVKRLSLGEGSPIPSEPKKESMAEVSLICEEDLLDTIFQACDTQCRGKVYVSHIVDFLKHTTCHSSEDSGLEELCNMLDPEHKDISIDLDTYQAIMKEWIDDCRSQGKDSKNDTQQESFKLGESLSERRSALLNMTSGSLEAFGGEASKADLETPDLVFCVADLRQNNQKLQEEVRKLKQVVENMEETNQKLIEENEELKAQAKMGQQLLQKEKMLKEEVEEMKLSLNSSEESRAQVSAQRKQMERENQSLISKIAALQEENMKVTMEADELQKKISDLCRLNADLQVQVHSFDAILVDKEALIQEKNKPIDELKVAIVENSSVTELLKADKNKLESQMQVMQPDMTIPGLSLSMAYRLNQMSSGSLQTELALAQNPLEGLHHLSSSVCFADPLDETLDREVLLLLQGPTPEQLSLEYKTLISRLKREFKEESMTYLPAFRGLTEHTETQEVSTELKIQALEVQLEQRRSDWTRSLEQLDQYTDSLERELLKMASSMRCSRTEILHLSVKVQEQEYQKQQLQEELDRLKAPLDNREASSQTPDHLQQVVEELDGPSLEWDEEYVLSPPLQELRPDQEMLQELCCDEEELQALKQEEEEEVEHSETVEYKEKITERAEVEGEPRQDSGVETDELQRDSTVSQTPLPDDTPDGASQETLFVGERGMQRPFTSLKEEDRLPECTGPEDAHEQAAPLPHTHSQCADDIFVSSETPHEQVTSVKGLISSTEPSSLVTSEMVSPSLVQPEVGDSNTAGTQQPTATNGGSEGERAAATADMSDSQRLSEGQLSKVSAKSDKSLLLPVAEEEEAMLEAAEVMSAGVNSPDKDKSDSKRTEVTSDSNSAASADSLKDPPEKAKDMTFDPTVSENSLPTVPAVQGSKKDPLTLGNKLKKEISSMEAIEKQKAQDGEPSVATEKEGDTSVISENASDSTKDDKNSPSPSDKEIEAEFHRLSLGFKCDMFTLEKRLRLEERSRDLAEENVQKEVNSCKGLLQALIPRCEEDNQSMEIIDRLQKNLEVLIQSMTRVSSRSEMLGAIHQETRVGKTVEVMIQHVENLKRMYTKEHAELLELRENLTPNERSFGSNTERLTGENFRNKKPSTVNIFKTTSKRISKAIPRISGGKPHFDMLKDTAETELERLSRRSPRNMAAKRPPLKRFISTCTWADIDVPTLMNRYGYDTDSHSEEEKKEEPEKRRSSLTELSIKITSYIMPNKTPSPTDQAPPSLTEGRPAVSRGIRGIWIWVAMLVVLAVLLALLASLILQPAVDAAPVGTGDSWMTIQQLLWPYTGLRHNGQPPV; via the exons ATGGATGTCGGAGTGACCCCGAGACGGCACGGCCCAGTGGACAGCATCTGCCGCAAGCTTCAGACCATCCAGAGGCAAGATCAAGAGGTTAACTCGCCCTTTCAGATCCCAAAATTTCACCCTAGCAGCTACGAGAGCCCACACTCGGGTCTCCGCGTCAACCTGGAGACCATCCTGAAGAAGCATACCATCCGTACTGACGAAGACGCTGAACACAACTCCTCTGCAAGCATGTTGACCCCCACAGCTTCCCCAGGACCGGGGTCTGTCCCAAACACCCCTCATGTTCCCATCACACCTGGCAATGTCACCTATACCATTACCAGCACGCAGGGCACGTTAGGGGAGAGGACGAATGCAACAACATACAGTCGGCCATTTCGGCATAACTGCTCCACCCCAGCAGCCCAGACTGGGGACAATTACTTTAACTTTACCCCACGCTGCTCCACACAAAACCTGCTGGAGCGGCCCGACACAGAGGTGAAGACCTCACAGATCCCAGCTCCTGGCTTGTTTTCGTATAACCTGAACTTCTCCTCAGAAATTTCTAACATGGACAGTGAACTCACCTACCCGGCCCTCGTGGTCAAGAGACTTTCACTGGGCGAGG GATCTCCGATTCCCTCCGAGCCCAAGAAGGAGAGCATGGCGGAGGTCAGTCTGATTTGTGAGGAAGACCTGTTGGACACTATTTTTCAGGCCTGTGACACACAGTGCAGAG GTAAAGTTTATGTATCGCACATTGTGGACTTTTTGAAGCACACCACTTGCCACAGTTCAGAGGACAGCGGCCTAGAGGAACTCTGCAATATGCTCGACCCAGAGCACAAGGACATCTCCATAGACCTGGACACTTACCAAGCCATCATGAAGGAGTGGATCGATGATTGCCGCAGCCAGGG GAAGGACTCCAAGAATGACACCCAACAGGAATCATTCAAACTAGGGGAGAGTTTATCAG AAAGAAGATCCGCTCTACTAAATATGACCTCCGGTAGTCTTGAAGCATTCGGAGGGGAAGCCTCCAAAGCTGACTT GGAGACGCCAGATCTGGTCTTCTGTGTGGCAGATCTGCGGCAAAATAACCAAAAGCTGCAGGAGGAAGTACGTAAACTGAAGCAGGTGGTGGAAAACATGGAAGAAACCAACCAGAAACTCATCGAGGAAAATGAAGAGCTCAAAGCACAAGCTAAAAT GGGGCAGCAGTTATTACAGAAGGAGAAAATGCTTAAAGAGGAAGTTGAAGAGATGAAACTGAGCCTGAACTCTTCAGAAGAGAGTCGAGCTCAGGTTTCAGCTCAAAGAAAGCAGATG GAACGGGAAAACCAGAGTCTCATATCCAAAATTGCTGCTCTACAAGAGGAG AACATGAAAGTCACAATGGAGGCAGATGAGCTTCAGAAAAAGATCAGTGACCTCTGTCGCCTTAATGCTGATCTTCAG GTCCAAGTTCATTCATTTGATGCCATTCTGGTTGACAAGGAGGCGCTAATTCAGGAG AAAAATAAACCGATAGATGAACTGAAGGTGGCCATTGTGGAGAATTCCTCAGTTACAGAG CTGTTGAAAGCGGACAAGAACAAACTGGAGAGTCAAATGCAGGTGATGCAGCCTGATATGACAAT ccCAGGTCTCTCTCTTTCTATGGCCTACAGACTAAATCAGATGAGTTCAGGCTCTCTGCAGACAGAGTTGGCACTGGCACAGAATCCCCTGGAG GGTTTGCATCATCTATCCTCCTCTGTTTGTTTTGCTGATCCTCTGGATGAGACTCTAGACCGTGAGGTCCTTCTGCTCCTCCAAGGCCCGACTCCAGAGCAGCTGTCTCTGGAGTATAAGACTCTGATCAGCAGACTG AAAAGGGAGTTTAAGGAAGAAAGCATGACCTATCTCCCTGCATTCAGAGGCCTTACGGAGCACACTGAAACTCAGGAGGTCAGCACTGAACTCAAGATACAG GCCCTTGAGGTGCAGCTCGAACAGAGGAGGAGTGACTGGACTCGCAGTCTGGAGCAGTTGGACCAGTACACAGACTCTCTGGAGAGGGAGCTTCTGAAGATGGCAAGCAGTATGCGATGTTCTCGTACTGAGATCCTGCACCTGTCTGTCAA GGTACAAGAGCAGGAGTATCAGAAGCAGCAGTTGCAAGAGGAACTTGACCGACTAAAGGCTCCGCTGGACAACAGAGAGGCCAGCAGCCAAACACCGGATCACCTACAGCAG GTTGTGGAAGAGCTGGATGGCCCCTCGCTTGAATGGGATGAGGAATATGTGTTGTCTCCACCTTTACAAGAGCTCAGGCCTGACCAGGAGATGCTTCAGGAGCTCTGCTGTGATGAGGAGGAACTACAGGCCCTGaaacaggaggaagaggaggaggtcgAACACTCAGAGACTGTGGAGTACAAGGAGAAGATCACGGAAAGGGCTGAGGTAGAAGGTGAACCAAGACAGGATTCTGGAGTAGAGACAGATGAGCTACAGAGAGACTCCACTGTCTCTCAGACGCCTCTACCAGATGACACCCCTGATGGAGCATCACAAG AAACTCTCTTTGTGGGTGAGAGAGGAATGCAGAGGCCTTTCACATCTCTGAAG GAGGAAGACAGACTCCCAGAGTGCACTGGGCCTGAGGACGCCCACGAGCAGGCTGCTCCTCTGCCTCACACCCACAGTCAGTGTGCTG ATGATATATTTGTGAGCTCTGAGACGCCCCATGAACAAGTGACCTCAGTCAAAGGCCTTATTTCTTCTACTGAACCTTCCTCCCTTGTGACCTCTGAGATGGTGTCTCCCTCATTGGTCCAACCTGAAGTTGGTGATTCTAATACAGCAGG GACCCAGCAGCCCACTGCCACAAACGGAGGTTCTGAGGGAGAGCGTGCAGCCGCCACAGCCGACATGAGTGACTCGCAG AGACTGAGTGAGGGACAGCTTTCTAAAGTGTCTGCAAAATCGGACAA GAGTCTCTTGCTGCCAGTagcagaggaagaggaggccaTGCTAGAGGCGGCAGAGGTGATGTCAGCTGGGGTGAACTCTCCAG ACAAAGACAAGTCAGACAGCAAAAGGACAGAGGTCACATCTGATTCAAACTCAGCCGCCTCCGCTGACTCATTGAAGGATCCTCCTGAAAAAGCGAAGgacatgacctttgaccccacAGTCAGTGAGAATAGTCTTCCAACAGTCCCTGCTGTGCAAGGCTCCAAAAAAGACCCTCTGACTCTGGGGAACAAGCTCAAGAAG GAAATTAGCAGTATGGAAGCCATAGAGAAGCAAAAAGCTCAGGACGGTGAGCCTTCAGTGGCCACAGAAAAAGAAG GTGACACATCTGTCATCTCTGAAAATGCCAGCGATTCCACCAAAGATGACAAGAACAG CCCGTCACCAAGTGACAAAGAGATAGAG GCGGAGTTCCACCGACTCTCTCTAGGCTTCAAATGTGACATGTTCACCCTGGAGAAGAGGCTACGGCTGGAGGAACGCTCACGAGACCTTGCTGAGGAGAACGTCCAGAAGGAAGTGAACAGTTGTAAAGGTCTGCTGCAG GCCCTGATTCCACGGTGTGAGGAAGATAACCAGTCCATGGAGATCATCGATCGTTTGCAGAAGAACCTGGAAGTCCTTATCCAATCCATGACCAGAGTGTCCAGCCGTTCAGAGATGCTCGGGGCCATTCATCAG GAGACCAGAGTGGGTAAAACAGTGGAGGTGATGATTCAACATGTGGAGAACTTGAAGAGGATGTATACCAAGGAGCATGCAGAGCTGTTGGAGCTCAGGGAGAACCTCACGCCGAATGAGAGGTCCTTTGGATCCAACACTGAGAGGC TTACTGGAGAAAATTTCAGAAACAAGAAGCCGTCAACCGTAAACATTTTCAAA ACCACTAGCAAACGCATCAGTAAAGCTATTCCCCGCATCAGTGGAGGAAAGCCCCATTTTGACATG CTCAAAGACACGGCAGAAACTGAGTTAGAGAGACTCTCCCGCCGATCACCAAG GAACATGGCAGCCAAGAGGCCACCACTAAAGCGCTTCATTAGCACTTGTACTTGGGCCGACATAGATGTGCCCACTCTGATGAATAG GTATGGATATGACACAGACTCTCACtcagaggaggagaagaaagaggaACCAGAGAAAAGGAGGAGTAGCTTAACAGAACTAAGCATCAAAATCACCTCCTACATAATGCCAAATAAGAC CCCCAGCCCAACAGATCAAGCTCCTCCCAGTCTGACAGAGGGCAGGCCTGCAGTGTCCAGAGGCATCAGGGGTATCTGGATTTGGGTGGCCATGCTTGTAGTTCTAGCTGTTCTACTGGCTCTGTTGGCGAGCCTGATATTACAGCCTGCAGTAGATGCAGCACCTGTGGGCACCGGCGACTCCTGGATGACCATCCAACAGCTTCTGTGGCCCTATACTGGACTGAGACACAACGGCCAGCCCCCTGTGTGA
- the LOC113048036 gene encoding branched-chain-amino-acid aminotransferase, cytosolic-like yields MTSVASATNAPSSKEELLINAMAGNASSFKAADTVIQLAQTQKPKPDPNGLVFGTVFTDHMLTIEWILEEGWQKPHIQPFGNLSIHPGCSALHYSVQLFEGMKAYRGPDNKVRLFRPLINMKRMLKSAHRACLPSFDGEELLECIRKLVEVDQDWVPHSDSASLYIRPTFLGTEPTLGVKKPSKALLFVILSPVGSYFSTGAKPVSLWADSKYIRAWRGGTGDCKMGGNYGASIYAQYEAVNYGCQQVLWLYGDDQQITEVGTMNLFLFWINEKEEEELATPPLDGIILPGVTRQSILELARKWGEFKVSERYLTMADLRQALEENRVREMFGSGTACVVSPVGRILYKGENLHIPCEGVFPPLASRLLKELTDIQYGRTPSDWSCII; encoded by the exons ATGACGAGCGTTGCATCAGCCACGAACGCACCATCATCTAAAGAG gAACTTTTGATTAATGCTATGGCTGGCAATGCCTCTAGCTTTAAG GCCGCAGACACAGTGATACAGTTAGCACAGACCCAGAAGCCAAAACCTGACCCAAATGGCCTGGTGTTTGGGACGGTCTTCACTGACCACATGCTGACCATTGAGTGGATTCTTGAGGAAGGTTGGCAGAAGCCACACATCCAGCCTTTTGGGAACCTGTCCATACATCCAGGCTGCTCTGCCCTGCATTACTCTGTACAG CTTTTTGAGGGTATGAAGGCATACCGGGGTCCAGATAACAAAGTGCGTCTCTTCAGACCCTTGATAAACATGAAGCGGATGCTGAAGTCCGCCCACAGGGCCTGTCTGCCT AGTTTTGATGGTGAAGAGTTGTTGGAGTGCATCAGGAAGTTGGTGGAAGTGGATCAGGATTGGGTCCCTCACTCAGACTCTGCCAGTTTGTACATCCGTCCCACCTTCCTGGGCACAGAG CCCACACTTGGTGTCAAGAAGCCCTCCAAGGCATTGCTGTTCGTCATCCTCAGTCCTGTGGGATCGTACTTCAGCACGGGAGCTAAACCAGTGTCTCTGTGGGCCGACTCCAAATACATCAGAGCCTGGAGGGGAGGGACAGGTGACTGCAAGATGGGAGG GAACTATGGCGCCTCTATCTATGCTCAGTATGAGGCAGTGAATTACGGCTGTCAGCAGGTTCTGTGGCTGTATGGGGATGACCAACAGATCACTGAGGTCGGCACCATGAACCTTTTCCTCTTCTGGATCAATGAAAAAGAAG aggAGGAGCTTGCAACACCACCTCTAGATGGCATTATTCTGCCAGGCGTTACACGGCAAAGCATCTTAGAACTTGCTCGCAAATGG GGTGAGTTCAAAGTATCAGAGCGCTATTTGACCATGGCCGATCTGCGGCAGGCTCTGGAAGAAAACCGAGTGAGGGAGATGTTTGGTTCTGGAACTGCCTGTGTTGTTAGTCCAGTTGGCAGGATCTTGTATAAGGGAGAG AATCTGCATATTCCATGTGAAGGAGTCTTTCCTCCACTTGCCTCCAGACTGCTAAAGGAGCTCACAGATATTCAG TATGGACGGACCCCCAGTGACTGGTCTTGCATCATATAA